The [Clostridium] celerecrescens 18A genomic sequence TTCCAATTTAAATGATCTGGCACTATGCGGCCTTCTTCATGACATTGGGAAAACAGATATTCCAATTGATATTACCAACAAACCGGGTCCCTTAACCAAAGACGAATTTGAAATCATGAAGCAGCATCCCAGCCTTTCCTATAAAAAACTGGGCGACCACATCGTGATTTCCCAAACAGTTCTGCAGGGGGTCCAGACTCATCACGAAAAATTTGACGGAACCGGATATCCCTTTGGGCTTTCAGGCAAGGATATTCCCCTTTATGCGCGGATCCTGGCTATTGCGGATGTGTATGACGCTCTTAATTCCACCAGGCCGTATCGGAAAGCCTGGTCTCCCAGAAGGATTTTTGACTATTTAACCAGCTGCTCCAACACTCATTTTGATCCGGAACTGCTGACGGCTTTCCTTCATTGTGTTTCCGCATATCCCATCGGTACCATAGTCCACCTTAGTGACGGAAGTTCAGCAGTTGTTAAGGATAATACGCCTGGATTTTCTCTGCGCCCAATTATCCGCTTCATCAGTCCTCCTCAAAAGGCAGGAAGAGATGTGGATTTATCCTGCGAATTATTTAATCTCACTATCATCGATGATGATGAATGTTGAATCCTTATCCCCCATCAGCTTGGGACGGGCTTTTTAACCTACAGAAAAACCCGCCCCTTATTATAAACTCCAAACCTGGGTTTTTGATTCGACCATCTGACCGCTTTTAAGGGTCTGCTCCATAAGTATTCTTACATAGGCATCCTGAAGCCCCTCTGAAAGAGGATAAGCCTCCGTGCCTTCCTCAATGAACCGCCTCATTCCAAGCATAAGGGTTCCTATGGCCGTTTCATCCTGTGGAAGTCCATTGATTTTACCTAACTCATAAAACGGATTCCTATAAAGCAATTCCTCTCCCATGTAGATTTCTTTGATTCCATTTCCTGTTTCAAAAGGTTCTTTTATCATCTGATATTCCCTTGGCCGGTTGTCTTCTCCTACACTGCGAAGCGTCCAGTCATCCAGTTCTCCTCTCACACCCTGAACATTTAAATGGCGGCTCCTGATCCTGGAATGATACTGTATGCTGTTAAAATCATAAAAAGCTGTTTTTCCTCCTTCAAATTCGAAGGTCAGCCTGACACGTTCTCTCTCACTCACCCTGCCGTCTTCAATAAACCCTTGCCTGGAATCCGTTTCCACTACCGGATACACATATTTCTTTCCATACACTTTCATGTTCTCCATACCGGTTCCTAAAAGCCGACGGATCAAGCTGGCTCCATGGTAGTCATGAACTGCGGAGATATTAACCATATACGGATCACCAAGATACCCCCGTTTTGCAATCTCTATAGCAGCATGGAAGACAGGATATTCAAAATACTGCTCTGCTACCTGGATCCTGGCTCCTTCCTGGGTACGAAGACGCCAAAGCTCCTGTAAGTCTCCTAATTCCATGGCAGCAGGAGTCTCACAAAGCACCGGATATCCTTTTAGAGCCCATTCCCTTGTCACCTGAAATATAGAGTCCTTGTTTACAGCCACAACAACGAAATCCGGGTTTTCTGACCGGCAATCCTCTGGGCTTGTCACAGCTTTGATTCCTGTTTCCTCCTGCATCCACTGTGCCTTTTCTTTTGACCGGCAAAAGAATGCTCCCAAATTAAAACAATCCGGATAAGCTCTGGCAATCCTGGCATAGAACAGGGATCTCCAACCGGAACCTATTACAACAAATTTAAGTGGTTTCATAAATAACACTCCCTTACTAACTGTAACTCCCTTCCGTTTCCTGCTCCAAAACATAGGTCAGGAGCGCTTTGCATCCTTCATATACATCATCATAGGTACGGTTAAAATCCCCGGTATACCACGGGTCTGCAATATCCCTTGGATCACAGGAGAAGTCCAAAAGCCGCCTTACCTTTCCTTCCGGGTCACCGCCTAGGATTCTAAGCATATTTGTCACATTCCGCTGTTCCATACCAATGAGGTAGTCGTATTTATCATAATCCTTCCTGGATAACTGCACCGCATACTTTCCATCTGTAGAAATCCCATATTCCCTAAGCTTCTTTCTTGTCCCAGGATGCACCGGATTCCCGATCTCTTCGGTACTTGTAGCTGCTGAGGCTACATAGAATCGATTGCCTAAGTGCTCCTTTTCTATCATATCCTTCATAACAAATTCCGCCATGGGAGATCTGCATATATTTCCAAGGCAGACCATTAATATGCGGATGACATCTTGTCCTCTCTTCATCGTATGCATTTCCTCAATCCTTTAACAGTTTATAAAGTTTAAATACTATCTTAATTTACCCCGGAATTCCTTTTGATGCAATACTATCTTGTATATATTATTTATATATTTTATTTTTTAAGAACAAAAAAGCGCAAATCCATTCCTGGATTTACGCATTAAAATTCTGTGCTATGCATCATAACCTGCTGCATATACCCTCAAAACCACACATTGTTACATATCTATCTTCATCCGTTCTTTCCTCTTACCTAAACCAACCTGGTTAAGCCCTCGACCTATTAGTGACAGTCAGCTGCACATGTTGCCATGCTTCCACCTCTGCCCTATCTACCTCGTCGTCTTCAAGGGGTCTTACTCTTGCGATGGGATATCTCATCTTGAGGGGGGCTTCACGCTTAGATGCCTTCAGCGTTTATCCCTTCCCGACTTGGCTACTCTGCCATGGCTTTGATAGCCAACAGATACACCAGAGGTCAGTCCATCCCGGTCCTCTCGTACTAAGGACAGCTCCTCTCAAATATCCTACGCCCACGCCGGATAGGGACCGAACTGTCTCACGACGTTCTGAACCCAGCTCGCGTACCGCTTTAATGGGCGAACAGCCCAACCCTTGGGACCTACTACAGCCCCAGGATGCGATGAGCCGACATCGAGGTGCCAAACCACTCCGTCGATGTGAACTCTTGGGAGTGATAAGCCTGTTATCCCCAGGGTAGCTTTTATCCGTTGAGCGATGGCAATCCCACTTTATACCACCGGATCACTAAGTCCTAGTTTCCTACCTGCTCCACCCGTCGGTGTCGCAGTCAAGCTCCCTTATGCCTTTGCACTCTTCGAATGGTTTCCGTCCATTCTGAGGGAACCTTTGAGCGCCTCCGATACCCTTTCGGAGGCGACCGCCCCAGTCAAACTCCCCGCCTGACATTGTCCCCCAGCCAGGTCATGGCTGCAGGTTAGAAATCCAATACCGCAAGGGTGGTATCCCAACATCGGCTCTGATAAGACTGGCGTCCTATCTTCACTGCCTCCCACCTATCCTGTACATGCAGTACCGAATCCCAGTATCAAGCTGGAGTAAAGCTCCATGGGGTCTTTCCGTCCTGGCGCAGGTAACCAGCATCTTCACTGGTACTTCAATTTCACCGGGTGCATTGTTGAGACAGCGCTCAAATCATTACGCCTTTCGTGCGGGTCGGAACTTACCCGACAAGGAATTTCGCTACCTTAGGACCGTTATAGTTACGGCCGCCGTTTACTGGGGCTTAAATTCAGAGCTTCGCGTTGCCGCTAACCCCTCCTCGTAACCTTCCAGCACCGGGCAGGCGTCAGCCCATATACCTCACCTTTCGGTTTTGCATAGACCTGTGTTTTTGCTAAACAGTTGCTTGAGCCTATTCTCTGCGGCCTGGTTTCCCAGGCACCCCTTATCCCGAAGTTACGGGGTCATTTTGCCGAGTTCCTTAACAATGCTTCTCCCGCCGGCCTTAGGATTCTCTCCTCATCCACCTGTGTCGGTTTACGGTACGGGCACATATCACACAATAGCGGCTTTTCTTGACAGCCCCTACGAAGACTTCCCTACTTGTGTTCGGTACGCGTCACACCTTCCTGTTGCTGGGTGGATTTTCCATTCCAGCCAGTCCAGTGCTTGCCCCGGTCTTTTCATTCCCGGGTTCTTCTTCGGTTCTGTGTCCCCACAGTTCTGATGATATGCGGTACAGGAATTTCAACCTGTTGTCCATCGACTACGTCTTTCGACCTCGCCTTAGGCCCCGACTTACCCAGAGCAGATCAGCTTTACTCTGGAAACCTTAGATATTCGGCCTGGAGGATTCTCACCTCCATCTCGCTACTCATTCCGGCATTCTCTCTTCTTAACACTCCACATCTCCTTACGGTAATGCTTCTGTGCGTTAAGAATGCTCCTCTACCAATGTATTTACATACATTCCACAGCTTCGGTGTCGTGTTTTAGCCCCGGACATTTTCGGCGCAGGACCTCTCGACTAGTGAGCTATTACGCACTCTTTGAATGTGTGGCTGCTTCTAAGCCAACATCCTAGTTGTCTGTGAAATCCCACATCCTTTTCCACTTAACACGCACTTTGGGACCTTAGCTGGTGGTCTGGGCTCTTTCCCTTTTGACTACCCAACTTATCTCGTGCAGTCTGACTCCCGTACATCATCTGGCCGGCATTCGGAGTTTGATATTCTTTGGTAAGCTTTGACGCCCCCTAGGAAATTCAGTGCTCTACCTCCGGCAGACTAATACGAGGCTAGCCCTAAAGCTATTTCGAGGAGAACCAGCTATCTCCGGGTTCGATTGGAATTTCTCCCCTACCCACACCTCATCGCCACCCTTTTCAACGGATGTGCGTTCGGTCCTCCATTTCCTTTTACGGAAACTTCAACCTGGACATGGGTAGATCACCCGGTTTCGGGTCTACCTTTACTGACTTAACGCCCTATTAAGACTTGGTTTCCCTTCGGCTCCGCACCTTAAGTGCTTAACCTTGCCAGTAACGGTAACTCGCCGGACCGTTCTACAAAAAGTACGCGGTTCCACCTTTAACGTGGTTCCACAGCTTGTAAACACAGGGTTTCAGGTTCTCTTTCACTCCCCTCCCGGGGTCCTTTTCACCTTTCCTTCACAGTACTATGCGCTATCGGTCACTAAGTAGTATTTAGCCTTGGGGGGTGGTCCCCCCGAATTCCCACAAGGTTTCTCGTGTCTCGTGGTACTTTGGATCCTGCTCGCTGACTATTGCTTTCCCATACAAGGCTTTCACTTTCTATGGCCGGTCTTTCCAGGACCGTTCTGGTAACAAATCGTCTCACTTATTGCAGTCCATAACCCCAGTATGCACGCATACTGGTTTAGGCTCCTTCCATTTCGCTCGCCGCTACTTTGGAAATCGAGTTTTCTTTCTTTTCCTCCGGGTACTTAGATGTTTCAGTTCCCCGGGTTCCCGACGTATGGCTATGGATTCACCATACGACAACTGAGGTTTACTCAGCTGGGTTTCCCCATTCAGATATCTCCGGATCAAAGGATATTTGCTCCTCCCCGAAGCTTTTCGCAGCTTATCACGTCTTTCATCGGCTCTTAGTGCCAAGGCATCCACCCTGCGCTCTTATTAGCTTAACCAATTCGATGTTCACCTGCGGGTGCGGGCTACTAATCTAAGATACATAGCGTTGTATCTCTGGTCTTAGGTTTGTTATTTCACCGTACGTTACGGTTACTTTAACGAGTTTTGTTTGGTTACATCTTGCGATGTAACACCTCGGATGTCTTGATTATGTTTTTATACTTTGACATATAAAAACTAATCTAGATATATTTCAATATGTGGTTTTCAAGGTACATACAAGACGTCATCAGAAACATTAAATGCTTTCCTTTGGCATCATCTGACTGAAGTTTATCAGTCATTCGCTTGCTCGATGGACTCGAACCCACGAATCACTGGTAAAAACCAGCTATATAAAACAGCACTGCCCTGCTGAATCAGGTTAACACATTCTTTAACACAGGCTTCGCTTTTCCCTCCGCCCATTGGAACATGTCCGTTCTATATAAAACACTCATTTGAGTGATTTTTTTAAGTAATCTGGCACCCACCTGCTCTCCCATGCCGTCTCCAGCATAGTACCATCGGCCGCTTAAGTCTTAACCATCGTGTTCGGGATGGGAACGGGTGTCTCCCCTAAGCGCATCGGCACCAGAAATTTCGTGTCTTACTAGTAATGCGTGCACAACGGAATGGAAATGTGTGTTGAAAGCTTGCTTTCATAAGCACATTTGTATTCTGTTGTATAAGCGGCGCAGCCGCGACCGGGCGAACTTGTTCGCAAGGTTACACATTACGGAACTTTGAAACATAAGACTCAACAGTATATAAAACCCTTACTTCTTCTTCCTTAGAAAGGAGGTGATCCAGCCGCACCTTCCGATACGGCTACCTTGTTACGACTTCACCCCAGTTATCAGTCCCGCCTTCGGCAGCTCCCTCCTTACGGTTGGGTCACTGACTTCGGGCGTTACCAACTCCCATGGTGTGACGGGCGGTGTGTACAAGACCCGGGAACGTATTCACCGCGGCATTCTGATCCGCGATTACTAGCGATTCCAGCTTCATGTAGTCGAGTTGCAGACTACAATCCGAACTGAGACGTTATTTTTGGGGTTTGCTCCAGATCGCTCCTTTGCCTCCCTTTGTTTACGCCATTGTAGCACGTGTGTAGCCCAAATCATAAGGGGCATGATGATTTGACGTCATCCCCACCTTCCTCCAGGTTATCCCTGGCAGTCTCCCCAGAGTGCCCAACTTGACTTGCTGGCTACTAAGGATAAGGGTTGCGCTCGTTGCGGGACTTAACCCAACATCTCACGACACGAGCTGACGACAACCATGCACCACCTGTCTGGAATGCCCCGAAGGGAAGGGATCGTTACATCCCGGTCATTCCGATGTCAAGACTTGGTAAGGTTCTTCGCGTTGCTTCGAATTAAACCACATGCTCCACCGCTTGTGCGGGTCCCCGTCAATTCCTTTGAGTTTCATTCTTGCGAACGTACTCCCCAGGTGGAATACTTATTGCGTTAGCGGCGGCACCGAAGAGCTTTGCTCCCCAACACCTAGTATTCATCGTTTACGGCGTGGACTACCAGGGTATCTAATCCTGTTTGCTCCCCACGCTTTCGAGCCTCAACGTCAGTTACAGTCCAGTAAGCCGCCTTCGCCACTGGTGTTCCTCCTAATATCTACGCATTTCACCGCTACACTAGGAATTCCACTTACCTCTCCTGCACTCTAGCACCACAGTTTCCAAAGCAGTCCCGGGGTTGAGCCCCGGGCTTTCACTCCAGACTTGCAGTGCCGTCTACGCTCCCTTTACACCCAGTAAATCCGGATAACGCTTGCCCCCTACGTATTACCGCGGCTGCTGGCACGTAGTTAGCCGGGGCTTCTTAGTCAGGTACCGTCATTTTCTTCCCTGCTGATAGAGCTTTACATACCGAAATACTTCTTCACTCACGCGGCGTCGCTGGATCAGGGTTTCCCCCATTGTCCAATATTCCCCACTGCTGCCTCCCGTAGGAGTTTGGGCCGTGTCTCAGTCCCAATGTGGCCGGTCACCCTCTCAGGTCGGCTACTGATCGTCGGCTTGGTGGGCCGTTACCTCACCAACTACCTAATCAGACGCGGGTCCATCTCATACCACCGGAGTTTTTCACACCGTACCATGCGGCACTGTGTGCTTATGCGGTATTAGCAGTCGTTTCCAACTGTTATCCCCCTGTATGAGGCAGGTTACCCACGCGTTACTCACCCGTCCGCCGCTCAGTCAATTTCAATTCCGTCCGAAAACTTCCTTGAAATCGCTTCGCTCGACTTGCATGTGTTAAGCACGCCGCCAGCGTTCATCCTGAGCCAGGATCGAACTCTCAAATTAAAGGTGTTCAATCCGGGGTCAAAATCAACTAACTAGCTAATTTATTTCCCGTTTTACTTGTTGTTTGGTTCGTATACAATTGCTTGTATTCGTTCTGAAATTTTCTCATTCAAAGCCATCAAACATGACTTGTTTTATTAGAATTTTCAGGGTTTTACATACTGTTCAATCTTCTGTTTTCAAAGTGCTTTATTTCGTGTCGCTGTCTCAGCAGCAACTTTTATAGGATATCATAACCGGTTGTTCTTGTCAACCATTTTTTTGCTTTTCTTCAAAACTTTTTCATCGCTCATCGATGTGTTTTAGAAGAAGTTTTGCCGCCGTTTTCAGCGGCGAGTTATATCATACCAAAGCATCTGACAAAAGTCAACAATTATTTTGAATTATTTTGTTTTTCTGAAAAAACAAAATTTTCACGACATTTAATATAATAAAAACGGGGTTCCGCCTCAGAAAAAGGCGGAACCCCTGGCTAGGATATCTAACTTCTTTTACCACAGCATTTTTTATATTTTTTTCCGCTTCCGCAGGAACAAGGATCATTGGGATAGATTTTCGGAGGGTTCTTACGCTGGGCAGATGCTGTCTCCAGACCCTTCATTACCATTTCATATGGCTTGTGACCTCTGTTTAACACCATCCTGGTATGGTTCCATACATCTGTGATAATGCTTGTGAACCCTTCCAAATGCTCTTCCGATTCAAAAATGATCCCAGCAGCCTCTATTCCTTCCACAACCTCCTGAAGCTGTTCGCCCGTACTGATCTCCGCCTGCACCTGGCGCAGTAAATATGGAACCCTCTCATCAGGAACGTTCATTTCATCCGTCAGGAATTTGCTCAGCAGACCTAATTCTCCAGTCATTAAAAAGCCCTCATGATCCGCCATGAAACGGATTTCCATCTGGGTTGGGATATAATAAGGAACTTTTTTCTGCATCTGCAGAAATTCTTCAACACCATTCTGCTCTGCCAGGGCTCCATCCACAAAGTTTCCATCAAGGAATTTGACCAAAGGACGGTATGATTGGAGAAGTTCATAGGCTTGTAACAGTTCTTCCAATGAAAGCTTCTTATCTTCATATTTATTAAAAGTTTCCAACAGAACCTGTGGCGGAGTGACGGCATACAGGGAATTTGCCGCGCAGAGATAGTCTCCGATACTACTAAGGCGTTCACGCTCTTCCTTAAATTCCGGTGTATTTACCGCTTTATATGCTTTTAATACTTCTTCTGCAACCATAAAATGATTGTCAGGTCCTGCAGTTACATAACCTCCTGCGTAAAGAAAGTCCATTTCTTCTAATTCAAAGGATGGTACCTGTAAATCATCTGATGCCAATTGCTCAAATAAATTTATTTCTGAATTACGGGCGCAAAGGAAATAGCTGCTCATTACCTTCGGATCGAGAATATGAGCGATCGTCCGTTCCACAAGTTCTTCCTTTTTAAATTTGGAAAGCCCGTTCATACCATGTCGTTTTGCAATCTCAAGGATGCTGCCTTTATCATAACAATCATAAATTTCTGCTATATGAACTTCTTCCGATGCAGCATCAGAACTCTGGTCCATACGTTTATTGACAGCAGACATGTCATATTCTTTCAGATCATTTGAATCCGATTCCAGAAGTTCATAATACCCGGCGATGCCTCCGCAGTTTTCCGGAACGCAATCTCCTTTGAATTTTATAACCTGTCCACAGCTTTCCTTATAATCAGAAATAACATCTTCTACCTGAATGTTAAATTCCCAGTTTTTGTCGATGCCATAGGTATATGTAAATTTGCCGGTACCGGACACCAGGCTGTCAATTATTTCATTACTTAAAAGGTATTGAAATTTTGGGGACCAATTCTCTTTACCCGGAACTATACGAACCCCTTCAGAACGGAATTCAAATTCATACAGGTGCTCAGCGGACCAGCAGAATGCTGTCTGTATCATTTGGTGCAGCTTTCCAAAGGTAATCCCCTCCGGTATCAGAACCCTTCTCCAAATCGGCGGCTTGCTGCCTTTGATCGTGACTTTCAGTTGATATGCTCCCATGAAAACGCCCTCCTGTCTTGTATCCTTTGTATCCGTTCTTAAATTACGGAATAATATTTATATTTCTACTATAAAATAAGCGCACGTTCCAATTTACCATATTTTCTCCCATTCTGTCCAGTCCATCCCGTTAATTTTTGCAAACGAAAGGCTGTTTTTTGTAATTATGACAGCTTTTTTAATTCTGTCTTTGTTTCTTAGCCATAATAAAGGAATTTCATTCTCCCATTCTGCAGATACTGCTAATAAGAAAAAAGAGCACTGGAATGCTTTACACAACATTTACATTTTCTATACTAAAATATGATATCAGAAAAGTTTTACGGCTGATATACTCCATAATGTAAGCGATAGCAATTTTAAAGAGAAAAGAGGAGAAAGTAAATATGAAAAAAAATTTTATTAAGACTCTTGCATTAGCTGGAATGGCAGTTCTTACAATGGGAACTTTAGCTGGCTGCGGCAGTAACAATGCTGAGACACAGGCTCCTGATACTAAAACCGAGGCTGGTACTACAGGTGGGACAACCGCAAACGAGACAACCGCAAAAGAAGACACGGCTTCTAATTTAAAGGGTTCTATCAGTATGGTCGGTTCTACCTCTATGGAGAAATTCGCAACCGCTTTAAGTGAAGTTTTTATGGAAAAATATCCAAGCGTTACCGTACAGGCCGAATTTGTAGGTTCTGGCGCAGGAATCGAAGCAGTTACCAATGGTTCTGCGGATATCGGCAACTCCTCCCGTAACTTAAAGGATGAAGAAAAAGCAAAAGGTGTTGCTGAAAATATCGTTGCAATCGACGGTATAGCCGTCGTCTCTGATCCGGCCAATACCGTTGACAATTTAACAAAAGACCAGTTGATCAACATTTACAACGGAACAACTACCAACTGGAAGGAATTAGGCGGTGCTGATCAGCCGATCGTTGTGATTGGACGTGAGGCAGGATCCGGTACAAGAACTGCCTTTGAAGAACTTTTAAAGCTGGAAGATGCTTGCAAATACAGCAATGAGCTGGACAGCACCGGCGCAGTCATGGCAAAAGCCGCTTCCACTCCAGGCTCCATTGGCTATGTTTCCCTGGACGTTCTTGATGATACCGTCAAGACCATGAAGCTGGAAAGCACAGAACCAACTCCAGAAAACATCAAGGCAGGTTCCTACTTCTTAAGCCGTCCATTCGTTATGGCTACCAAAGGAGAGATATCTGAGCAGAGTGATCTGGTGAAGGCATTATTTGACTATATCTATTCTGATGAAGGAAAAGATTTAGTGAAAGCCGTTGGTTTAATCCCCGCTAACTAATTGAAAAGAAATTCTTCTTATACTGCCTAACGATAATATTTACAGGGGACGCAGCCGGATGATTAAGCTACGTCCCCGTTTTGAAAGGAGCTGTTATATGCGACCAAAGTCATATTCCATATTTGGTGGCCACGGAAGTAAATCAGGTGTTGAGCATGCTGCAGAAGTAATCTTTACTGTCTGCGGCTTCTTTGCCGTTTTGGCTGTGGCCTCTATCAGTTTGTACATGATCATAAGTGGCACGCCGGCACTTTTTAAGGTGGGGATTCTGGATATTCTGTTCGGAACCATCTGGATGCCGGCGGCCGCTACACCAAGCTTTGGTATCCTCTATGTCATTTTGACCTCTATCATAGGAACTGCTCTGGCAATTCTGATCGGTGTTCCCATTGGCGTTATGACAGCCGTTTTCCTGGCTGAAGTAGCCCCTGAAAGGCTAACCAACATCGTGCGTCCGGCAGTAGAGCTGTTAGCAGGCATTCCTTCCGTTATTTATGGTTTGCTTGGCATCTTGATTTTAAACCCTTTGATGTATAAACTGGAGTTAAGAATATTTGCAGGCTCCACCACCCACCAGTTTACCGGAGGTGCGAATCTGATCTCCGCTGTTTTAGTGCTGGCCTTAATGATTCTTCCTACGGTTATCAACATCAGCGAATCAGCGCTCCGTGCTGTTCCGCAGCACCTTAGGAGTGCCTCCCTGGCTCTTGGAGCTACTAAGATCCAGACGATTTTCAATGCAGTCCTTCCGGCAGCAAAGTCCGGTATCATTACGGCAATTGTCCTTGGAACAGGCCGGGCCATCGGCGAAGCAATGGCCATCAGCCTGGTGTCCGGAAGTTCGGTAAATATGCCTCTCCCCTTTAATTCGGTCCGTTTCCTTACTACTGCGATCGTATCAGAGATGTCTTATTCCGCCGGGCTCCACAAACAGGTGCTTTTTACGATAGGTCTTGTCCTGTTTGCTTTTATTATGTTCATTAACATTACACTTAACAACCTGTTAAAGAAAGGAGAGAACAGCCATGACAAATGATATGGTTATTCCTGTTCAAAAAAATTCTGCAGTAACACATAGCATTTATAACCGGAAAAACCGGATCTCCGATTCTTTCTTAACGGTTCTTATTTACTTATGCGCTTCCATCTCCATTATGGTCCTGATCGGAATCATGGGCTATGTGTTTGTTCGCGGCATACCCGAAATCAGCCTGGAATTTCTTACCACTGTGCCAAGTACTATTAAAGGAACCTTTGGTATCGTCGGAAATATTGTAAACACCTTATA encodes the following:
- a CDS encoding HD-GYP domain-containing protein, yielding MELARNIPGINPMLPFAVSGCKLSERMICRMKTIGVQGAYICTAITQGIEPEDFVEPELKTKMLTSIRDVFDQSLKKFTFQSSRQVYEEIAKVAESVVMNVLNKDKYLFQMIDIRDYDGYTYSHSLYVGILSVLLGKYIGLSISNLNDLALCGLLHDIGKTDIPIDITNKPGPLTKDEFEIMKQHPSLSYKKLGDHIVISQTVLQGVQTHHEKFDGTGYPFGLSGKDIPLYARILAIADVYDALNSTRPYRKAWSPRRIFDYLTSCSNTHFDPELLTAFLHCVSAYPIGTIVHLSDGSSAVVKDNTPGFSLRPIIRFISPPQKAGRDVDLSCELFNLTIIDDDEC
- a CDS encoding Gfo/Idh/MocA family protein, producing the protein MKPLKFVVIGSGWRSLFYARIARAYPDCFNLGAFFCRSKEKAQWMQEETGIKAVTSPEDCRSENPDFVVVAVNKDSIFQVTREWALKGYPVLCETPAAMELGDLQELWRLRTQEGARIQVAEQYFEYPVFHAAIEIAKRGYLGDPYMVNISAVHDYHGASLIRRLLGTGMENMKVYGKKYVYPVVETDSRQGFIEDGRVSERERVRLTFEFEGGKTAFYDFNSIQYHSRIRSRHLNVQGVRGELDDWTLRSVGEDNRPREYQMIKEPFETGNGIKEIYMGEELLYRNPFYELGKINGLPQDETAIGTLMLGMRRFIEEGTEAYPLSEGLQDAYVRILMEQTLKSGQMVESKTQVWSL
- a CDS encoding low molecular weight protein-tyrosine-phosphatase, with the translated sequence MKRGQDVIRILMVCLGNICRSPMAEFVMKDMIEKEHLGNRFYVASAATSTEEIGNPVHPGTRKKLREYGISTDGKYAVQLSRKDYDKYDYLIGMEQRNVTNMLRILGGDPEGKVRRLLDFSCDPRDIADPWYTGDFNRTYDDVYEGCKALLTYVLEQETEGSYS
- a CDS encoding plasmid pRiA4b ORF-3 family protein, with the protein product MGAYQLKVTIKGSKPPIWRRVLIPEGITFGKLHQMIQTAFCWSAEHLYEFEFRSEGVRIVPGKENWSPKFQYLLSNEIIDSLVSGTGKFTYTYGIDKNWEFNIQVEDVISDYKESCGQVIKFKGDCVPENCGGIAGYYELLESDSNDLKEYDMSAVNKRMDQSSDAASEEVHIAEIYDCYDKGSILEIAKRHGMNGLSKFKKEELVERTIAHILDPKVMSSYFLCARNSEINLFEQLASDDLQVPSFELEEMDFLYAGGYVTAGPDNHFMVAEEVLKAYKAVNTPEFKEERERLSSIGDYLCAANSLYAVTPPQVLLETFNKYEDKKLSLEELLQAYELLQSYRPLVKFLDGNFVDGALAEQNGVEEFLQMQKKVPYYIPTQMEIRFMADHEGFLMTGELGLLSKFLTDEMNVPDERVPYLLRQVQAEISTGEQLQEVVEGIEAAGIIFESEEHLEGFTSIITDVWNHTRMVLNRGHKPYEMVMKGLETASAQRKNPPKIYPNDPCSCGSGKKYKKCCGKRS
- a CDS encoding phosphate ABC transporter substrate-binding protein produces the protein MKKNFIKTLALAGMAVLTMGTLAGCGSNNAETQAPDTKTEAGTTGGTTANETTAKEDTASNLKGSISMVGSTSMEKFATALSEVFMEKYPSVTVQAEFVGSGAGIEAVTNGSADIGNSSRNLKDEEKAKGVAENIVAIDGIAVVSDPANTVDNLTKDQLINIYNGTTTNWKELGGADQPIVVIGREAGSGTRTAFEELLKLEDACKYSNELDSTGAVMAKAASTPGSIGYVSLDVLDDTVKTMKLESTEPTPENIKAGSYFLSRPFVMATKGEISEQSDLVKALFDYIYSDEGKDLVKAVGLIPAN
- the pstC gene encoding phosphate ABC transporter permease subunit PstC codes for the protein MRPKSYSIFGGHGSKSGVEHAAEVIFTVCGFFAVLAVASISLYMIISGTPALFKVGILDILFGTIWMPAAATPSFGILYVILTSIIGTALAILIGVPIGVMTAVFLAEVAPERLTNIVRPAVELLAGIPSVIYGLLGILILNPLMYKLELRIFAGSTTHQFTGGANLISAVLVLALMILPTVINISESALRAVPQHLRSASLALGATKIQTIFNAVLPAAKSGIITAIVLGTGRAIGEAMAISLVSGSSVNMPLPFNSVRFLTTAIVSEMSYSAGLHKQVLFTIGLVLFAFIMFINITLNNLLKKGENSHDK